Proteins from a single region of Verrucomicrobiota bacterium:
- a CDS encoding sugar ABC transporter permease, whose protein sequence is MKFKGSSPTAFLLLLPALICLVVFRIYPIALAAWGSLCQESFEQAGRTIFVGVQNYADLVSDPLFWKSLWVTVKLNAVINPVQLALALLLAVMVNQRFRGIGFYRLLFFVPIGVSLPIACVIWRLMLDPASGLINSLLGWIGINKQPFLIDERQALWSVLVIATWKGVSFWMIFLWAGLQAIPSELYEAARLDGAATARRFFHITLPLLKRTLLFVLVTDTSVNFLLFVPMFLLTRGGPSYSTNVLMYEAYRSGFVYGEMGRALAIVMVLILLVSITVVLQFYFLRQQELS, encoded by the coding sequence ATGAAATTTAAAGGCAGTTCGCCGACAGCTTTTCTGCTTCTGCTGCCGGCGTTGATCTGCCTTGTCGTTTTCCGGATCTACCCCATCGCGCTGGCCGCGTGGGGTTCCTTGTGCCAGGAATCCTTCGAGCAGGCGGGCCGGACCATTTTCGTCGGCGTTCAGAATTATGCGGACCTGGTTAGTGACCCGCTCTTCTGGAAATCGCTCTGGGTCACGGTCAAGCTCAACGCGGTGATTAATCCGGTGCAATTGGCCCTGGCGCTGCTTCTGGCCGTAATGGTGAACCAGCGATTTCGTGGCATCGGTTTCTACCGGCTACTGTTCTTCGTGCCAATCGGGGTGTCCCTGCCGATTGCCTGCGTCATCTGGCGGCTCATGCTGGATCCCGCGTCCGGGCTGATCAACTCCCTGCTCGGATGGATCGGCATCAATAAACAACCGTTCCTGATCGATGAGCGTCAGGCGCTCTGGAGTGTCCTGGTGATTGCCACCTGGAAAGGGGTGAGCTTTTGGATGATTTTCCTTTGGGCGGGATTACAGGCAATCCCTTCGGAATTGTACGAAGCGGCCCGGCTTGACGGCGCCGCCACCGCGCGCCGATTTTTCCACATCACCCTTCCCTTGTTGAAACGAACACTGCTGTTTGTCCTGGTCACCGATACTTCCGTGAATTTCCTGCTGTTTGTTCCCATGTTTCTCCTCACGCGCGGCGGGCCGTCCTATTCGACCAACGTCCTGATGTATGAAGCGTACCGGTCGGGGTTCGTTTACGGGGAGATGGGGCGTGCACTCGCGATCGTAATGGTGCTGATTCTGCTCGTCAGCATCACGGTTGTGCTCCAGTTCTATTTCCTGCGCCAGCAGGAACTATCCTGA
- a CDS encoding sugar ABC transporter substrate-binding protein, which yields MLTRPVFPKLIAVLGGLTLVMLSLSPARVGAATTLHWLGLSDGNTITSAKKVIAAFEAKNPDVKIAFDAYPFRQLFETIEVRMKAQDADLDLIQVDVPLVASYSTRGYLAPLDEYFTPDELEHTWVAASRQAGTYQGKLLAAPLNNSTQFMYVNLGLFQDAGVTPPSCLTAGQTVTPDMVASLAEKDRWTWEQVVDAAKKLTKTGPSGQVWGFEFDQVSRLYQLQALGESLGGPLVGDHGLKATGYFDSDSWKKAAKWYWSLFNESKVSPKGVPPAETANLFADNNVAIFVGGEWNILLFKKSGVKFGIAPHPYFAGGKPVTGTGSWHLGINKASKNKEVAGKFVHFISADDEGSRLWFEGQGQLPATQKLLTAIDQSPQYATFPECAYLLGVYEARHTAVPRPQTPGYLQLEDIFASTYEDIRNGTDPNEALPAGARRADRFLGQFRK from the coding sequence ATGCTGACCCGGCCGGTTTTCCCCAAGCTCATCGCCGTCCTCGGCGGTTTGACCCTCGTCATGCTTAGCCTTAGCCCCGCGCGGGTCGGCGCCGCTACCACGCTCCATTGGTTGGGCTTGTCTGACGGCAATACAATTACCAGCGCCAAAAAGGTCATCGCCGCCTTCGAAGCTAAAAATCCCGACGTCAAGATCGCCTTCGATGCGTATCCCTTTCGGCAGTTGTTTGAAACCATCGAGGTCCGGATGAAGGCGCAGGACGCCGACCTGGACCTGATCCAGGTGGACGTTCCGCTGGTCGCCTCCTATTCCACGCGGGGGTACCTCGCGCCCCTGGACGAGTATTTTACGCCGGACGAACTTGAACACACCTGGGTGGCCGCGTCACGCCAGGCCGGAACGTACCAGGGCAAACTGCTGGCTGCGCCCCTGAACAATTCGACGCAGTTCATGTACGTCAACCTCGGCCTGTTTCAGGACGCAGGCGTGACCCCGCCGTCCTGCCTTACCGCCGGTCAAACCGTTACCCCGGACATGGTGGCATCCCTGGCCGAGAAAGATCGCTGGACGTGGGAACAGGTGGTGGACGCGGCCAAAAAGCTCACCAAGACCGGCCCGTCAGGCCAGGTGTGGGGGTTCGAATTCGACCAGGTCAGCCGCCTTTACCAACTGCAAGCGCTCGGTGAATCGCTGGGCGGACCGCTGGTAGGCGACCACGGGTTGAAAGCCACCGGCTACTTCGACTCCGATTCATGGAAGAAAGCGGCAAAGTGGTACTGGTCCCTTTTCAACGAATCGAAAGTGAGTCCGAAAGGCGTTCCGCCGGCCGAAACGGCGAACCTGTTTGCCGATAACAATGTGGCTATCTTCGTCGGAGGCGAATGGAACATCCTGCTTTTCAAGAAATCAGGCGTGAAATTCGGCATTGCCCCGCACCCGTATTTCGCCGGGGGCAAGCCGGTGACCGGAACGGGCTCCTGGCACCTGGGCATCAATAAAGCTTCCAAGAACAAAGAGGTGGCAGGAAAATTTGTTCACTTTATCAGCGCCGATGACGAGGGCTCACGCCTGTGGTTTGAGGGCCAAGGTCAGTTGCCGGCGACCCAAAAGCTTCTGACCGCCATCGACCAATCGCCGCAATACGCCACCTTCCCGGAATGCGCGTACCTTCTGGGCGTTTATGAGGCACGTCATACCGCCGTGCCCCGGCCTCAAACCCCCGGCTATTTGCAGCTGGAGGACATCTTCGCGTCTACCTACGAAGATATTCGCAACGGGACGGACCCGAACGAAGCGCTGCCGGCGGGGGCGCGACGGGCGGACCGATTCCTGGGGCAGTTCCGCAAGTAA
- a CDS encoding substrate-binding domain-containing protein, which yields MPQCPFKPQSTTLYAVAKATGVSHQTVSRVVNGSPHVAERTRDRVLKAIKALNYHPNQIARQLVRQRSRLIGVISYGTRLYGPGHVLTSVDKAARDAGYQVLLTGVASVERCVLREATQQLLAHRVAGILVNVPLEVRFSELEFGLRGLPFLTLDACTSRPFPTIQFDHRKGSYLITRHLLELGHRRLAYLAGDKTWVCGRMRWQGWIDALAERRLHPGPSVEADWSSEGGYTNVRKLLADQRKFTAVVAANDQLALGAIAALKDAGVRVPAQVSVTGFDDMPEARFFRPALTTVRIDFEKIGELAVRSLLTWIEQGLTDAQHVDIAPELIVRDSSAAPGSDNKPNYTHSQDA from the coding sequence ATGCCTCAATGCCCGTTTAAACCGCAGTCGACCACGCTCTATGCCGTTGCCAAAGCAACCGGCGTCTCTCACCAGACGGTCTCGCGGGTGGTGAACGGGTCCCCACACGTTGCCGAAAGAACCCGGGATCGCGTCTTGAAGGCGATCAAGGCTCTCAACTATCACCCCAACCAAATCGCCCGGCAATTGGTACGGCAACGGTCGCGGTTAATCGGCGTCATCTCCTACGGCACCCGGCTTTACGGGCCCGGCCACGTCCTGACCAGCGTCGACAAGGCAGCACGGGACGCCGGCTACCAAGTCCTCCTTACCGGCGTGGCGAGCGTGGAGCGGTGCGTCTTGCGCGAAGCAACCCAGCAACTCCTTGCGCACAGGGTGGCCGGTATCCTGGTCAATGTCCCCCTTGAGGTCCGTTTTTCCGAACTCGAGTTTGGTTTGCGCGGGCTACCTTTCCTGACGTTGGATGCTTGCACCAGCCGCCCATTTCCCACCATCCAATTTGACCACCGCAAAGGCAGTTACCTGATTACCCGTCACCTTCTTGAGTTAGGCCATCGGCGGCTGGCGTACCTGGCCGGCGACAAGACCTGGGTTTGCGGCCGGATGCGCTGGCAAGGCTGGATCGATGCGTTAGCCGAGCGCCGTCTGCATCCCGGGCCATCGGTAGAGGCGGATTGGAGTTCGGAAGGAGGGTACACCAACGTGCGAAAGCTGCTCGCGGACCAGCGCAAGTTCACGGCGGTGGTCGCCGCGAACGATCAGTTAGCCCTCGGGGCGATCGCTGCGCTTAAGGACGCCGGGGTCCGCGTGCCCGCCCAGGTTTCGGTCACCGGGTTCGACGACATGCCCGAGGCGCGTTTTTTTCGGCCGGCGCTGACGACCGTCCGGATAGATTTCGAAAAGATCGGCGAGCTCGCCGTGCGCAGCCTTCTGACCTGGATCGAGCAAGGGTTAACCGACGCGCAGCATGTCGACATTGCCCCGGAACTGATCGTCCGGGACAGCAGCGCTGCTCCCGGTTCGGATAACAAGCCCAATTACACCCATTCTCAGGATGCTTGA